The proteins below are encoded in one region of Hordeum vulgare subsp. vulgare chromosome 3H, MorexV3_pseudomolecules_assembly, whole genome shotgun sequence:
- the LOC123440174 gene encoding probable auxin efflux carrier component 8 yields MISWVAIYHVLEATTPLYVAMILAYLSIKWWKLFTPEQCSGINKFVANFSIPLLSFQVISTNNPYDMNLKLIFADILQKSIALLGFAAISRACCAEKFDWLITGFSLSTLPNTLIVGIPLLKGMYGDEAVKLISQIVVLQSLIWYTLLLFLLEFRAAKGIAAAASSEIVDEEEPGTLGATQQTYHEGQSKGVSARCSRGFHFLLVIGMKLVMNPNIYACLIGLIWALISFRWQIQLPLIVSNSIRILSDGGLGMAMFSLGLFTALQTKIIACGTKKMLLSLSIRFFLGPALMMISSYAVGMRGILLKVAIVQAALPQGVVPFVFAKEYNVHADILSTAIIVGMMVAVPAALAYYFVI; encoded by the exons ATGATCTCCTGGGTAGCAATCTACCATGTTCTTGAAGCGACAACACCATTGTATGTAGCCATGATATTAGCCTACCTATCCATAAAATGGTGGAAGTTGTTCACTCCAGAGCAGTGCTCTGGGATCAACAAGTTCGTGGCCAACTTCTCCATCCCTCTTCTCTCTTTCCAGGTCATCTCCACAAACAATCCTTACGACATGAACCTCAAGCTCATATTCGCAGACATCCTACAGAAGTCGATCGCCTTGCTGGGATTTGCAGCCATATCTAGAGCATGTTGTGCGGAGAAGTTTGATTGGCTGATTACAGGTTTCTCTTTGTCGACACTGCCCAATACGCTGATTGTCGGTATCCCGTTGCTGAAAGGAATGTATGGCGATGAAGCTGTCAAGCTGATAAGTCAGATAGTTGTCCTACAGAGCCTAATTTGGTACACACTTCTTCTCTTTCTGCTTGAATTCCGAGCTGCCAAAGGAATAGCTGCCGCAGCATCATCTGAAATTGTAG atGAGGAAGAACCAGGTACTCTAGGAGCTACACAACAGACATACCATGAGGGCCAGTCAAAAGGTGTATCAGCAAGATGTTCTAGGGGTTTCCACTTTTTGTTGGTGATTGGGATGAAGTTAGTGATGAATCCAAACATTTACGCATGCCTGATTGGTCTAATCTGGGCACTGATTAGCTTCAG GTGGCAAATACAATTACCCTTGATCGTCAGTAACTCCATAAGGATACTCTCAGATGGAGGGCTGGGAATGGCAATGTTCAGCCTAG GTCTTTTCACAGCtctacaaacaaaaattatagccTGCGGAACTAAGAAGATGCTACTGTCACTAAGCATCAGGTTCTTTCTAGGACCAGCATTGATGATGATCTCTTCCTATGCTGTTGGGATGCGTGGAATCTTGCTCAAGGTGGCCATTGTGCAA GCAGCATTACCTCAAGGAGTAGTGCCATTTGTATTTGCAAAGGAGTATAATGTGCATGCAGATATCCTAAGCACTGC GATAATTGTTGGTATGATGGTTGCAGTTCCTGCCGCCCTGGCTTACTACTTTGTTATCTAA